A window of the Equus przewalskii isolate Varuska chromosome 10, EquPr2, whole genome shotgun sequence genome harbors these coding sequences:
- the JPT1 gene encoding jupiter microtubule associated homolog 1 isoform X1 has translation MTTTTTFKGVDPNSRNSSRVLRPPGGGSNFSLGFDEPTEQPVRRNKMASSIFGTPEENPPSWAKSAGAKSSGGREDSESSGPQRRNSSEANSGDFLDLKGEGDIHENLDTDLQGSLGQSEEKPVPAAPVPSPVAPAPVPSRRNPPGGKSSLVLG, from the exons atgaccaccaccaccaccttcaaGGGCGTCGACCCCAACAGCAGGAATAGCTCCCG GGTTTTGCGACCTCCAGGTGGCGGATCCAATTTTTCATTAGGCTTTGATGAACCAACAGAGCAACCGGTGAGGAGGAACAAAATGGCCTCTAGCATCTTTGGAACACCTGAGGAAAATCCCCCTTCGTGGGCCAAGTCAGCAG GTGCCAAATCTAGTGGTGGCAGAGAAGATTCTGAGTCATCTGGACCGCAGAGAAGGAACTCTTCTGAAGCAAACTCTGGAGACTTCTTAGATCTGAAG ggagAAGGTGACATCCATG AAAACCTGGACACAGACTTGCAGGGCAGCCTGGGGCAGAGTGAGGAGAAGCCCGTGCCTGCTGCCCCTGTGCCCAGCCCGGTGGCACCTGCCCCAGTGCCATCCCGAAGAAACCCCCCTGGTGGCAAGTCTAGCCTTGTCCTGGGTTAG
- the JPT1 gene encoding jupiter microtubule associated homolog 1 isoform X2, translated as MTTTTTFKGVDPNSRNSSRVLRPPGGGSNFSLGFDEPTEQPVRRNKMASSIFGTPEENPPSWAKSAGAKSSGGREDSESSGPQRRNSSEANSGDFLDLKKTWTQTCRAAWGRVRRSPCLLPLCPARWHLPQCHPEETPLVASLALSWVSSDCPELCCFICFLHACELHNLSLTVHLLDLFH; from the exons atgaccaccaccaccaccttcaaGGGCGTCGACCCCAACAGCAGGAATAGCTCCCG GGTTTTGCGACCTCCAGGTGGCGGATCCAATTTTTCATTAGGCTTTGATGAACCAACAGAGCAACCGGTGAGGAGGAACAAAATGGCCTCTAGCATCTTTGGAACACCTGAGGAAAATCCCCCTTCGTGGGCCAAGTCAGCAG GTGCCAAATCTAGTGGTGGCAGAGAAGATTCTGAGTCATCTGGACCGCAGAGAAGGAACTCTTCTGAAGCAAACTCTGGAGACTTCTTAGATCTGAAG AAAACCTGGACACAGACTTGCAGGGCAGCCTGGGGCAGAGTGAGGAGAAGCCCGTGCCTGCTGCCCCTGTGCCCAGCCCGGTGGCACCTGCCCCAGTGCCATCCCGAAGAAACCCCCCTGGTGGCAAGTCTAGCCTTGTCCTGGGTTAGCTCCGACTGTCCTGAACtctgttgttttatttgttttctccatgCTTGTGAACTGCACAACTTGAGCCTGACTGTACATCTTTTGgatttgtttcattaa
- the NT5C gene encoding 5'(3')-deoxyribonucleotidase, cytosolic type, whose protein sequence is MDGVLADFEAGLLRGFRRRFPGEPHVPLDERRGSLASEQYRALRPDLEEKVVSVFEAPGFFLDLEPIPGALEAMREMNDMQDTEVFICTSPPEKYDYSVYEKYCWVEKHLGPQFVERIILTRDKTVILGDLLIDDKDTIQGQEETPSWEHILFTCCHNQHLVLPPTRRRLLSWSDDWREIIDSKRAAVQQDQTGLGLLQE, encoded by the exons ATGGACGGCGTGCTGGCGGACTTCGAGGCCGGCCTTCTGCGGGGCTTCCGCCGCCGCTTCCCCGGGGAGCCGCACGTGCCGCTGGACGAGCGCCGCGGCTCCCTCGCCAGCGAGCAGTACCGCGCCCTGCGGCCCGACCTGGAG GAGAAAGTGGTCAGTGTGTTCGAAGCCCCAGGCTTTTTCCTCGACTTGGAGCCCATCCCTGGAGCCTTGGAGGCCATGCGGGAGATGAACGACATGCAGGA CACCGAGGTCTTCATCTGCACCAGCCCTCCGGAGAAGTATGACTACAGTGTGTACGAGAAG TACTGCTGGGTGGAGAAGCACCTGGGGCCCCAGTTTGTGGAGCGCATTATCCTGACGAGGGACAAGACAGTGATCTTGGGGGACCTGCTCATTGATGACAAGGACACCATTCAAG GCCAAGAGGAGACCCCAAGCTGGGAGCACATCTTGTTCACCTGCTGCCACAACCAGCACCTGGTCCTGCCCCCTACAAGGAGACGGCTGCTCTCCTGGAGTGACGACTGGAGGGAGATCATAGACAGCAAGCGGGCAGCTGTGCAGCAGGACCAAACAGGCCTGGGGCTGCTGCAGGAATAA